Proteins found in one Nerophis lumbriciformis linkage group LG27, RoL_Nlum_v2.1, whole genome shotgun sequence genomic segment:
- the ten1 gene encoding CST complex subunit TEN1, with translation MLPAAAAYYLPWELQCAGVQEGESVRTFGRLTCYKQDKSTATLTAQHASKDHHVVINTSLVEPFHPIIGAQYLVVGETETAAGVDMMVRARVLNCVDGVNIPLLQKAIMEQRSFFKEREGQQNAT, from the exons ATGCTTCCTGCCGCGGCGGCCTATTACTTGCCATGGGAGCTGCAGTGTGCTGGCGTGCAAGAAGGAGAGTCAGTGCGTACATTTGGCAG ACTGACCTGCTATAAGCAAGACAAGTCCACGGCTACACTCACAGCTCAGCATGCTTCCAAAGACCACCATGTTGTCATCAATACCTCGCTTGTGGAACCCTTTCATCCCATAATTGGAGCCCAGTATTTGGTTGTGGGTGAGACAGAAACAGCTGCTG GGGTTGACATGATGGTGCGGGCTCGTGTGCTCAACTGCGTGGATGGTGTGAACATCCCCCTACTCCAGAAAGCCATCATGGAGCAGAGAAGCTTCTTTAAAGAAAGGGAGGGCCAACAGAATGCAACTTGA
- the acox1 gene encoding peroxisomal acyl-coenzyme A oxidase 1 isoform X2, whose protein sequence is MNPDIQAERQKATFDVEKLTHILNGGPEKTRRRREIESLVINDPDFREEDPNFLSRSERYDQAVRKSAQMILKMREFGIADPEEIYYYKSCVHPGRPEPFDLHLGMFLPTLLNQATPEQMDRYFMPAWNLEIIGTYAQTEMGHGTHLRGLETTATFDPATQEFILNSPTVSSIKWWPGGLGKTSNHAIVLAQLSTRGDCHGLHAFIVPIRDMDTHKPLPGIVVGDIGPKFGFNEVDNGFLKLDHVRIPRDNMLMKYAKVDPDGTYIKPPSAKLTYGTMVFIRSMIVGESARVLAKSSTIAIRYSAVRHQSEIRPGEPEPQILEYQTQQYKLFPVLAMAYAFTFVGQYMNDTYHRITADIHQGDFSQLPELHALSAGLKAFTTWAANSAIEVCRMSCGGHGYSRSSALPDIYVEFTPTCTYEGENTVMMLQTARYLMKSYRQARTGQRLHGMVSYLNESQLPRVQSQLVAARSTGVDTEDLSGLAELYKLRAATLVELAAKSIQKELQQRKSQEDAWNNSAIDLVAASHAHCHYVVVKLFTDKLGEIDAGPIHSVLSTLARLYALHGIINNSGDFLLAELLTGSQVLQISARLKELLSELRPNAVALVDAFDFHDQMLKSVLGRYDGNVYEHMFEWARRSPLNATEVHESFEKYLKPLRSKL, encoded by the exons ATGAATCCAGACATACAAGCAGAGCGACAAAAGGCCACATTTGACGTGGAGAAACTCACCCACATTTTGAACGGAGGCCCAGAAAAGACCAGAAGAAGACGAGAAATCG AGTCCTTGGTCATAAACGACCCAGACTTTAGAGAGGAGGACCCAAACTTTCTCTCCCGCAGCGAGCGCTATGACCAAGCTGTTAGAAAAAGTGCCCAAATGATCCTGAAGATGAGAGAGTTTGGCATCGCGGACCCAGAGGAGATCTACTATTACAAAAG CTGCGTGCACCCGGGCAGGCCCGAGCCCTTTGACCTGCATCTGGGAATGTTCCTGCCCACACTGCTCAACCAGGCCACCCCTGAACAAATGGACCGCTACTTCATGCCCGCCTGGAACCTAGAGATCATCGGCACCTACGCTCAGACTGAGATGGGCCACG GCACACACCTCCGAGGACTGGAGACCACCGCCACGTTTGACCCGGCCACACAGGAGTTCATCCTGAACAGTCCCACTGTCAGCTCCATCAAATGGTGGCCTGGAGGCC TTGGCAAGACGTCAAACCACGCCATTGTTCTTGCCCAGCTTTCCACTCGGGGAGATTGCCACGGTCTGCACGCTTTCATTGTACCTATCCGTGACATGGACACACACAAGCCCCTGCCTG GTATTGTTGTTGGGGATATCGGACCCAAATTTGGTTTTAATGAGGTGGACAATGGCTTCTTAAAACTTGACCATGTACGGATACCACGAGACAACATGCTCATGAAATACGCCAAG GTGGACCCGGATGGAACCTACATCAAGCCTCCCAGTGCCAAGCTGACTTACGGCACCATGGTTTTCATCCGCTCCATGATTGTAGGCGAGTCTGCTCGCGTCCTCGCCAAGTCCAGCACCATCGCCATCCGCTACAGCGCCGTGCGCCACCAGTCGGAGATCCGTCCCGG AGAGCCGGAGCCCCAGATCCTGGAGTACCAGACGCAGCAATACAAACTGTTCCCCGTGCTCGCCATGGCTTATGCCTTCACTTTTGTCGGCCAGTACATGAATGACACGTACCACCGCATCACCGCAGATATCCACCAGGGGGACTTCAGTCAGCTTCCAGAG CTCCACGCCCTGTCTGCGGGCCTGAAGGCTTTCACCACGTGGGCGGCCAACTCTGCCATCGAGGTGTGCCGCATGTCGTGTGGCGGTCACGGCTACTCCCGCAGTAGCGCCTTGCCGGACATTTACGTGGAGTTCACCCCGACCTGCACTTACGAAGGAGAGAACACGGTCATGATGCTACAGACGGCCAG ATACCTGATGAAGAGCTACCGGCAGGCTAGAACAGGTCAGCGGCTCCATGGCATGGTATCATACCTCAATGAGTCCCAGCTCCCGAGGGTCCAGTCCCAGCTGGTCGCAGCAAGATCCACCGGTGTGGACACGGAGGACCTGTCCGGCTTGGCGGAGCTCTACAAACTACGAGCCGCCAC TCTGGTGGAGCTGGCAGCCAAGAGCATCCAGAAGGAGCTGCAGCAAAGGAAGAGCCAAGAGGACGCCTGGAACAATAGTGCTATCGACCTGGTCGCAGCCTCCCAT GCCCACTGCCACTATGTGGTGGTCAAGCTGTTTACTGACAAGCTGGGAGAGATTGATGCTGGCCCCATCCACTCAGTGCTGTCCACGCTGGCTCGCCTCTATGCTCTTCATGGCATCATCAACAACTCTGGAGACTTCCTACtg GCGGAGCTGTTGACCGGCTCCCAGGTGCTGCAGATTTCCGCCCGTCTCAAGGAGCTGCTCTCCGAGCTGAGACCGAACGCCGTGGCGCTGGTAGATGCCTTTGATTTCCACGACCAGATGCTGAAGTCAGTGTTGGGGCGCTACGACGGGAACGTCTACGAGCACATGTTTGAGTGGGCCCGCCGCTCACCCCTAAACGCCACTGAG GTGCATGAGTCCTTTGAGAAGTATCTGAAACCTTTGAGGTCCAAACTGTGA
- the acox1 gene encoding peroxisomal acyl-coenzyme A oxidase 1 isoform X3, with translation MNPDIQAERQKATFDVEKLTHILNGGPEKTRRRREIESLVINDPDFREEDPNFLSRSERYDQAVRKSAQMILKMREFGIADPEEIYYYKSMFRGNFYEPIQLHFDMFLPTLYGLCDPEQSKKWLPIAQSYQAIGTYAQTEMGHGTHLRGLETTATFDPATQEFILNSPTVSSIKWWPGGLGKTSNHAIVLAQLSTRGDCHGLHAFIVPIRDMDTHKPLPGIVVGDIGPKFGFNEVDNGFLKLDHVRIPRDNMLMKYAKVDPDGTYIKPPSAKLTYGTMVFIRSMIVGESARVLAKSSTIAIRYSAVRHQSEIRPGEPEPQILEYQTQQYKLFPVLAMAYAFTFVGQYMNDTYHRITADIHQGDFSQLPELHALSAGLKAFTTWAANSAIEVCRMSCGGHGYSRSSALPDIYVEFTPTCTYEGENTVMMLQTARYLMKSYRQARTGQRLHGMVSYLNESQLPRVQSQLVAARSTGVDTEDLSGLAELYKLRAATLVELAAKSIQKELQQRKSQEDAWNNSAIDLVAASHAHCHYVVVKLFTDKLGEIDAGPIHSVLSTLARLYALHGIINNSGDFLLAELLTGSQVLQISARLKELLSELRPNAVALVDAFDFHDQMLKSVLGRYDGNVYEHMFEWARRSPLNATEVHESFEKYLKPLRSKL, from the exons ATGAATCCAGACATACAAGCAGAGCGACAAAAGGCCACATTTGACGTGGAGAAACTCACCCACATTTTGAACGGAGGCCCAGAAAAGACCAGAAGAAGACGAGAAATCG AGTCCTTGGTCATAAACGACCCAGACTTTAGAGAGGAGGACCCAAACTTTCTCTCCCGCAGCGAGCGCTATGACCAAGCTGTTAGAAAAAGTGCCCAAATGATCCTGAAGATGAGAGAGTTTGGCATCGCGGACCCAGAGGAGATCTACTATTACAAAAG CATGTTTCGGGGCAACTTTTACGAGCCTATACAACTACACTTTGACATGTTCCTCCCAACCCTGTATGGCCTTTGTGACCCTGAGCAGTCCAAGAAATGGTTACCAATAGCGCAGTCCTACCAGGCCATTGGCACGTACGCTCAAACTGAGATGGGTCACG GCACACACCTCCGAGGACTGGAGACCACCGCCACGTTTGACCCGGCCACACAGGAGTTCATCCTGAACAGTCCCACTGTCAGCTCCATCAAATGGTGGCCTGGAGGCC TTGGCAAGACGTCAAACCACGCCATTGTTCTTGCCCAGCTTTCCACTCGGGGAGATTGCCACGGTCTGCACGCTTTCATTGTACCTATCCGTGACATGGACACACACAAGCCCCTGCCTG GTATTGTTGTTGGGGATATCGGACCCAAATTTGGTTTTAATGAGGTGGACAATGGCTTCTTAAAACTTGACCATGTACGGATACCACGAGACAACATGCTCATGAAATACGCCAAG GTGGACCCGGATGGAACCTACATCAAGCCTCCCAGTGCCAAGCTGACTTACGGCACCATGGTTTTCATCCGCTCCATGATTGTAGGCGAGTCTGCTCGCGTCCTCGCCAAGTCCAGCACCATCGCCATCCGCTACAGCGCCGTGCGCCACCAGTCGGAGATCCGTCCCGG AGAGCCGGAGCCCCAGATCCTGGAGTACCAGACGCAGCAATACAAACTGTTCCCCGTGCTCGCCATGGCTTATGCCTTCACTTTTGTCGGCCAGTACATGAATGACACGTACCACCGCATCACCGCAGATATCCACCAGGGGGACTTCAGTCAGCTTCCAGAG CTCCACGCCCTGTCTGCGGGCCTGAAGGCTTTCACCACGTGGGCGGCCAACTCTGCCATCGAGGTGTGCCGCATGTCGTGTGGCGGTCACGGCTACTCCCGCAGTAGCGCCTTGCCGGACATTTACGTGGAGTTCACCCCGACCTGCACTTACGAAGGAGAGAACACGGTCATGATGCTACAGACGGCCAG ATACCTGATGAAGAGCTACCGGCAGGCTAGAACAGGTCAGCGGCTCCATGGCATGGTATCATACCTCAATGAGTCCCAGCTCCCGAGGGTCCAGTCCCAGCTGGTCGCAGCAAGATCCACCGGTGTGGACACGGAGGACCTGTCCGGCTTGGCGGAGCTCTACAAACTACGAGCCGCCAC TCTGGTGGAGCTGGCAGCCAAGAGCATCCAGAAGGAGCTGCAGCAAAGGAAGAGCCAAGAGGACGCCTGGAACAATAGTGCTATCGACCTGGTCGCAGCCTCCCAT GCCCACTGCCACTATGTGGTGGTCAAGCTGTTTACTGACAAGCTGGGAGAGATTGATGCTGGCCCCATCCACTCAGTGCTGTCCACGCTGGCTCGCCTCTATGCTCTTCATGGCATCATCAACAACTCTGGAGACTTCCTACtg GCGGAGCTGTTGACCGGCTCCCAGGTGCTGCAGATTTCCGCCCGTCTCAAGGAGCTGCTCTCCGAGCTGAGACCGAACGCCGTGGCGCTGGTAGATGCCTTTGATTTCCACGACCAGATGCTGAAGTCAGTGTTGGGGCGCTACGACGGGAACGTCTACGAGCACATGTTTGAGTGGGCCCGCCGCTCACCCCTAAACGCCACTGAG GTGCATGAGTCCTTTGAGAAGTATCTGAAACCTTTGAGGTCCAAACTGTGA
- the acox1 gene encoding peroxisomal acyl-coenzyme A oxidase 1 isoform X1 produces the protein MNPDIQAERQKATFDVEKLTHILNGGPEKTRRRREIESLVINDPDFREEDPNFLSRSERYDQAVRKSAQMILKMREFGIADPEEIYYYKSMCRGNFHEAMGLHFVMFLPTLYGLCDPEQSKKWLPIAQSYQAIGTYAQTEMGHGTHLRGLETTATFDPATQEFILNSPTVSSIKWWPGGLGKTSNHAIVLAQLSTRGDCHGLHAFIVPIRDMDTHKPLPGIVVGDIGPKFGFNEVDNGFLKLDHVRIPRDNMLMKYAKVDPDGTYIKPPSAKLTYGTMVFIRSMIVGESARVLAKSSTIAIRYSAVRHQSEIRPGEPEPQILEYQTQQYKLFPVLAMAYAFTFVGQYMNDTYHRITADIHQGDFSQLPELHALSAGLKAFTTWAANSAIEVCRMSCGGHGYSRSSALPDIYVEFTPTCTYEGENTVMMLQTARYLMKSYRQARTGQRLHGMVSYLNESQLPRVQSQLVAARSTGVDTEDLSGLAELYKLRAATLVELAAKSIQKELQQRKSQEDAWNNSAIDLVAASHAHCHYVVVKLFTDKLGEIDAGPIHSVLSTLARLYALHGIINNSGDFLLAELLTGSQVLQISARLKELLSELRPNAVALVDAFDFHDQMLKSVLGRYDGNVYEHMFEWARRSPLNATEVHESFEKYLKPLRSKL, from the exons ATGAATCCAGACATACAAGCAGAGCGACAAAAGGCCACATTTGACGTGGAGAAACTCACCCACATTTTGAACGGAGGCCCAGAAAAGACCAGAAGAAGACGAGAAATCG AGTCCTTGGTCATAAACGACCCAGACTTTAGAGAGGAGGACCCAAACTTTCTCTCCCGCAGCGAGCGCTATGACCAAGCTGTTAGAAAAAGTGCCCAAATGATCCTGAAGATGAGAGAGTTTGGCATCGCGGACCCAGAGGAGATCTACTATTACAAAAG CATGTGTCGGGGCAACTTTCACGAGGCTATGGGACTACACTTTGTCATGTTCCTCCCAACCCTGTATGGCCTTTGTGACCCTGAGCAGTCCAAGAAATGGTTACCAATAGCGCAGTCCTACCAGGCCATTGGCACGTACGCTCAAACTGAGATGGGTCACG GCACACACCTCCGAGGACTGGAGACCACCGCCACGTTTGACCCGGCCACACAGGAGTTCATCCTGAACAGTCCCACTGTCAGCTCCATCAAATGGTGGCCTGGAGGCC TTGGCAAGACGTCAAACCACGCCATTGTTCTTGCCCAGCTTTCCACTCGGGGAGATTGCCACGGTCTGCACGCTTTCATTGTACCTATCCGTGACATGGACACACACAAGCCCCTGCCTG GTATTGTTGTTGGGGATATCGGACCCAAATTTGGTTTTAATGAGGTGGACAATGGCTTCTTAAAACTTGACCATGTACGGATACCACGAGACAACATGCTCATGAAATACGCCAAG GTGGACCCGGATGGAACCTACATCAAGCCTCCCAGTGCCAAGCTGACTTACGGCACCATGGTTTTCATCCGCTCCATGATTGTAGGCGAGTCTGCTCGCGTCCTCGCCAAGTCCAGCACCATCGCCATCCGCTACAGCGCCGTGCGCCACCAGTCGGAGATCCGTCCCGG AGAGCCGGAGCCCCAGATCCTGGAGTACCAGACGCAGCAATACAAACTGTTCCCCGTGCTCGCCATGGCTTATGCCTTCACTTTTGTCGGCCAGTACATGAATGACACGTACCACCGCATCACCGCAGATATCCACCAGGGGGACTTCAGTCAGCTTCCAGAG CTCCACGCCCTGTCTGCGGGCCTGAAGGCTTTCACCACGTGGGCGGCCAACTCTGCCATCGAGGTGTGCCGCATGTCGTGTGGCGGTCACGGCTACTCCCGCAGTAGCGCCTTGCCGGACATTTACGTGGAGTTCACCCCGACCTGCACTTACGAAGGAGAGAACACGGTCATGATGCTACAGACGGCCAG ATACCTGATGAAGAGCTACCGGCAGGCTAGAACAGGTCAGCGGCTCCATGGCATGGTATCATACCTCAATGAGTCCCAGCTCCCGAGGGTCCAGTCCCAGCTGGTCGCAGCAAGATCCACCGGTGTGGACACGGAGGACCTGTCCGGCTTGGCGGAGCTCTACAAACTACGAGCCGCCAC TCTGGTGGAGCTGGCAGCCAAGAGCATCCAGAAGGAGCTGCAGCAAAGGAAGAGCCAAGAGGACGCCTGGAACAATAGTGCTATCGACCTGGTCGCAGCCTCCCAT GCCCACTGCCACTATGTGGTGGTCAAGCTGTTTACTGACAAGCTGGGAGAGATTGATGCTGGCCCCATCCACTCAGTGCTGTCCACGCTGGCTCGCCTCTATGCTCTTCATGGCATCATCAACAACTCTGGAGACTTCCTACtg GCGGAGCTGTTGACCGGCTCCCAGGTGCTGCAGATTTCCGCCCGTCTCAAGGAGCTGCTCTCCGAGCTGAGACCGAACGCCGTGGCGCTGGTAGATGCCTTTGATTTCCACGACCAGATGCTGAAGTCAGTGTTGGGGCGCTACGACGGGAACGTCTACGAGCACATGTTTGAGTGGGCCCGCCGCTCACCCCTAAACGCCACTGAG GTGCATGAGTCCTTTGAGAAGTATCTGAAACCTTTGAGGTCCAAACTGTGA